From the Streptomyces nigrescens genome, one window contains:
- a CDS encoding gamma-glutamylcyclotransferase family protein yields the protein MTREPERLPFFVYGTLRPGEANYGRTLRGRTAAEEPAHIGGALLYDGPGYPYATAGPADAVVHGALVRPRDPDYDEVCAVLDRLEGYTPGDPHNLYERVATEAVCPDGRTVRAWVYLAAAPLAARLRATGTPIEGGDWPASRAAAG from the coding sequence ATGACCCGCGAGCCCGAGCGGCTGCCCTTCTTCGTCTACGGGACGCTGCGGCCCGGCGAGGCCAACTACGGCCGGACCCTGCGCGGCCGGACCGCGGCCGAGGAACCGGCCCACATCGGCGGCGCGCTGCTGTACGACGGCCCCGGATACCCCTACGCGACGGCCGGGCCCGCCGACGCGGTGGTGCACGGCGCCCTGGTCCGGCCCCGCGACCCCGACTATGACGAGGTGTGCGCGGTCCTGGACCGGCTGGAGGGCTACACCCCCGGCGACCCGCACAACCTCTACGAGCGGGTGGCCACCGAGGCCGTGTGCCCGGACGGCAGGACCGTACGCGCCTGGGTCTACCTGGCGGCCGCACCGCTCGCCGCCCGGCTGCGCGCCACCGGCACCCCCATCGAGGGCGGCGACTGGCCGGCCTCGCGCGCCGCGGCCGGCTGA